tGCTCCGCAGAAATCGCTGCCTGGGGACCCAAAGCTGTCGCCAAAGCCCTCGGGGACGATGCTGAGCAGAGCTCATGGCAACACGAGCCTGGCTTTAGCAGCGGTTTAAGCCGGCAGCGGCACGGGCGAGGGTGAGGAATCCTGAAGCTGTCCCCACGCCACGCACTGTCCCCCACGCATCTCCCTCCCGTCCTTCCTCGAGGTGCCCGCTGCTCGCTGCCAAACCTCCCGGCAGTGTGGATGTTCTCCAGGCTCTTCTCTGCTGGCCAAGGAGAGGTCCGGGCCGCCGCGGGGATCGCAGCCACCATTCCAGGGGAAGAGATcgtggcagctctgctcccgGGAGGGCTCTTGTGGCCTCGCCTAAGTGGAGCTAATGGATTTCCATGTCTCCAACAGCCAGCTGGGACACGAGCGCATCTCGGCAGCTCGTCTGAATGCAAAACTGCAAACACGCAAATGCCTCCCTAGCAGAGGTGCTCGCAATCCTGCCTGGACCGGTGGGGTTGGAGTGGGAGCTCTGGGATCCATCCAAGGAGCCCACTGCATCTCCTCCTCCATCAGACCCACCTCTGCgatctgctccagctgggtttGGAGAGGAAAGCACACAGTGAAACCTCAGAataatgttttggggtttttttgcaggaaaCAGCCAatttctgtggctctgcagcacccaAGTATCCTGCGGGatgagcccagctctgcagaaggacCTGGATGCCCAAGTTCCAGGGACACCAGCTGTAATTAGATGTTTAGATCTAGGCCGGGGGCTCAAGGGCCATCTGGCACCTGAATTATTCATACACTTTTATCtaagcacaggcagagcagagcacagcgctccttctccagcctgggcCCAGGGGAAGATTCCTGCTTGTGCCAGATCGTTTTTCATGGCCTGACAAACGTGATCCTCTCCAGACCtcctttcccagtgctgcacTGCCTTTTCCCAGCGCCAAACCTGCTCCAaacacaccagcactgctgaacaGAGATCCACACAGATCCACAGAGATCCACATCACCAGCAGCTGATGCAGAGGTGGAAAAATCCAAGAGAAGTCTCCCCTTGGAAGGAGCAGGTCAGGAGGAATGAAATCAGATTAAATGTCTATCAAGAGGGCCCATTCCTGTAGTGATGTGGCCGAGTGCTCCCCCCCAAGGTGTCTTTTACCTTGTGACTCATCTGCTGAGGAATTTTAATCCCCATCTTTCTCTCCCAACCCCAGGCTCCATTGGGAAGAGGAGAGGACCTCTGAGACAGAAGTCTCTATCACTTGTTAAAGTGATGCATTTCTTCTCCAGCCATAGAGCTGTGCCAGGTTTTACCAGATGTAACTAAAAATTTCAGATGAAGCTGAAATATGGCACATTGTGGTTTTCTGTGCACTTTTCTCTCACCTCATTGAGTGattcctcagctcctctgagcaacctagaggaaggtgtccctgcccagagcaggggtGGAAGGAAATGAGCTTTAAGATTCCTCCAACCCAAAACAGTCTGGGGTTCCATAATCCTGTAGTCACAATCGGAGATttgcaggagaggagctggaggggagggaTCTCTGCATGGGATGTGGGGACATCTGATCCAGACTGCAGTGATGCTTTCTTATTGTACACTGGGATATTCTGCTCCCTAAAACATGCTGGGTCTCATTCCTCAGTCAACTCCAACCCAGCCTCCAAAACCCTTTCTAGCAGCTCTGGAAGGGAGGTATTGCTGTAAAATGGTACCATCTTGACAGAGTAACAacttttccagagggaaatcGTAATGCCTGAGCTTTATCCTtcagctgtgtctctgcaggaTGGAGCCAGATCCAACCGGGAGCAGCGGCTGGGACAAGCCTGTGTGACAGATCCACGGATCAGCCACGGCTCCTCCCGCTCACATCTCTGTGTCACTTCATCTGATCACATCCACCCGACTGGATCTGCCTTCCACAGCTTCCCCACCATGATCCACACACACTCCTGAGTCACCACAGGGCTGCCTCTGAAACACCTGCTGGGTTCAGGCTGTTCCACAGAAGAATCTCAGTTCCAAACACAATTCCTGTCACTCCAAGGTTTGTACTTAAATATTGTGGTGCATCCAGTTCTGCTGCCCCCAGCATTAGAAAGATGTGAAactgttggagtgagtccagaaATCTGTTGAGGGAACTGGAGCACCTCCACtacagagccaggctgggagagctaGGAATGCTCAGCCtagagaaggctctggggagaacTTAGAcccccttccagggcctgaagggactccagaagagctggaaagggacttgggacaagggccTGGTAGGACAGGATAAGAGGGAATGCCTTCCCattgccagagggcagggttaggtgggatattgggaaggaattcttctctgtgaggatggggaggccctggcacagggtgcccagagcagctgtggctgctccatccttggaagtgtccaaggtcaggctgaacagggcttggagcagcctgggcaagggaagtgtccctgcccatggcagggggtggcactggatgggcttgaaggtcctttccaaaccaaTCTGAGATCCAACATCCACTTGCAGCAATCACTAGTGGGGTTCACCAGGCCTCAGGAGTGGGGCTGGTCCTGTTTAGTCTCTTTACCCATGATCTGGATAAGGGGATCAAGGGCACCCCTTTCGGTTTCCAGACAACACCAAGTTGAGTGTGGATCtcctggagggcaggaaggttctgcagagggatctggacaggtTGGATCCATGGGCTGAGGCCAACAGTGTGAGGGTCAAtaaggccaagtgctgggtcctgcccttgggtcacaacatCCCCATGGAACACTCCAGGCCAGGGGCACAGTGNNNNNNNNNNNNNNNNNNNNNNNNNNNNNNNNNNNNNNNNNNNNNNNNNNNNNNNNNNNNNNNNNNNNNNNNNNNNNNNNNNNNNNNNNNNNNNNNNNNNNNNNNNNNNNNNNNNNNNNNNNNNNNNNNNNNNNNNNNNNNNNNNNNNNNNNNNNNNNNNNNNNNNNNNNNNNNNNNNNNNNNNNNNNNNNNNNNNNNNNNNNNNNNNNNNNNNNNNNNNNNNNNNNNNNNNNNNNNNNNNNNNNNNNNNNNNNNNNNNNNNNNNNNNNNNNNNNNNNNNNNNNNNNNNNNNNNNNNNNNNNNNNNNNNNNNNNNNNNNNNNNNNNNNNNNNNNNNNNNNNNNNNNNNNNNNNNNNNNNNNNNNNNNNNNNNNNNNNNNNNNNNNNNNNNNNNNNNNNNNNNNNNNNNNNNNNNNNNNNNNNNNNNNNNNNNNNNNNNNNNNNNNNNNNNNNNNNNNNNNNNNNNNNNNNNNNNNNNNNNNNNNNNNNNNNNNNNNNNNNNNNNNNNNNNNNNNNNNNNNNNNNNNNNNNNNNNNNNNNNNNNNNNNNNNNNNNNNNNNNNNNNNNNNNNNNNNNNNNNNNNNNNNNNNNNNNNNNNNNNNNNNNNNNNNNNNNNNNNNNNNNNNNNNNNNNNNNNNNNNNNNNNNNNNNNNNNNNNNNNNNNNNNNNNNNNNNNNNNNNNNNNNNNNNNNNNNNNNNNNNNNNNNNNNNNNNNNNNNNNNNNNNNNNNNNNNNNNNNNNNNNNNNNNNNNNNNNNNNNNNNNNNNNNNNNNNNNNNNNNNNNNNNNNNNNNNNNNNNNNNNNNNNNNNNNNNNNNNNNNNNNNNNNNNNNNNNNNNNNNNNNNNNNNNNNNNNNNNNNNNNNNNNNNNNNNNNNNNNNNNNNNNNNNNNNNNNNNNNNNNNNNNNNNNNNNNNNNNNNNNNNNNNNNNNNNNNNNNNNNNNNNNNNNNNNNNNNNNNNNNNNNNNNNNNNNNNNNNNNNNNNNNNNNNNNNNNNNNNNNNNNNNNNNNNNNNNNNNNNNNNNNNNNNNNNNNNNNNNNNNNNNNNNNNNNNNNNNNNNNNNNNNNNNNNNNNNNNNNNNNNNNNNNNNNNNNNNNNNNNNNNNNNNNNNNNNNNNNNNNNNNNNGATGGTGTGAAATTAGGGTTTGTGGGCTGAAATTAGGGTTTTTTGGCACAAAATTTATGTTTAGTGGGATGAAAATAAGGGATTAGGATATAAATTCAGGATCTGGTGGGGTGAGATTCATGCTAGGAGGAAGaaactgggatttgggatgtcAGAATCAGGGTTTGGGTGTATGAAATGAGGGTTTGGTGGGTGAAATTAGGTTTTGGAGGGATGAAATCAGGATTTCAGGGGTGAAATGAGCGGTTGGAGTATGAAATTGGGGTTTGAAGGATGGAATAGGATGGGGTGATATGAGGGTTTGGAGATGAAATTGGAGATTAGGGAGGGAAAATAATATCTGGGGCATGAATTTCAGTCCTGGACTGAGAAATGAGGGACTGGAGTGCGAAATTGGGGGTTGGGGGAATCCAGCTGAGGTCTGGTTGTGAAATTGGAGGGTTGAGGGTGAAGTTGGAGTTTGGGTgttaaaattactgttttattgGGGGAAATTAGGGTTTAGGGGAATGATTTATGGGActgtgggaagcaggagcagcagttccAGCAGGGTTGTGggacccagccctgccccaagTTTCTCCCCGTTTgaacctttctttttcccatctcCACTTCCCACATGGAGAGCAGAGtaggagaaagaggaggaagcGCCCAGGGCCGCAGGTGGCAGCTGGATCGTCACAAAATACAGGGATTAGAGAGATATCCTCACAAAACACAGGGATTAGAGGCGTTCCTGCTCCACGGGAGCCAGGATTCCCTGACTCTGAGTACGTGAAGGCCCCTTCACCTCAGACCGAACCCAAACCTTTTTCCCATCTCCGAGCTCCAACTCCCCACGGAAACGTGGGACCGCTGGTGAAAGCAGGAATGTATCAGGATAAACCACTGCGATGTGAAGCtttaaataggaaatatttcaagCGGTCTGGCGGTGCCGAGCATGGAGTAGCCGTGCCCCGAGACAGTCCCTGCACCTACGCAGGGTTCCAAACCCGGCAGAGGAGCGCGGGCCGGGCCCTGGGGAGCCCCAGAGAGCTGCGGGGGCTTCCCTGCATTCCCTGGACATGCACAGGGAAACGGAGAGGGTTAGACAGGCACTGAATACAGTCGAGCTCCCGCCTCTTCCCCCGCAGTGGCTTCAGCCCAGCCCGGTGGGTGCACTGGAGAGCCAAGgggaggcacagggagctccGCTCGGCACCACAGCCCGCCTCACTCTGAGCCCTCAGGTGCCGCCGCACCGCCAGCTCCGCCGGGGGCTGCGCCCCTCCCCGCGATGACCAATCAGAGCCCGAATAAAGTTGATTGATTTTTGTCGAAGCCAATCAGCACTCTGCCTGTCTGCACCCAATCAAACGCCTGGGGACATTTTCTCGCCCAATGATAAACCAGGAGTGGATTTAGGGGGAGGGCGCACTCCTTCGTGAGCGGCGTAGGGACTGACCAATCAGAGCAAAGAGATGGGTTGACTAGTGACCAATGAGAGCAGAGGGCGGGGACTGAGCAACTCGCGAGACTTGGAGCGGTACGACGGGAACTCACATCTAAGCGAGAGAGCCAATGGGAAagggcggggcggggccgcaGGACGATTATTGTAACTGGCAGGTAGGAGAGCCAATCAGAAGGAGAAAGTAAGTTAGGCCCAGTGTCCAATGGGTAGCGAAAATCCTCCCATGGTTGAACTGCCGCGATTGACAGGCAGGACCGTCCAATGAGATCACCGCGCCCTTTCTAACTGCCCAATGAGCGAGGGGGGCTGGGAGGCGCGCGACAGCGGCAATTCCCGCTCCCCCCACGGGAGCACGGGGCTGGCAGGCAGACGGACAGCGCGGCGGGCCAATGGGAACGCGCAGCGCCAGGCGGAGGGCGGAGCGCCCCAGAGGCGGCAGCCAATGAGCGAGGGCACCGCCCTGGGCAGCCAATGGGCGCGGGGGAGGCGGCGCGCGCTGCCGGCGCGGCTCCCAAGATGGCGGCGGGTGCGTGAGCGGGGCGGTCGGGGAGGCCCGGCGGgagcgcggccgccgccgccatgaAGGGCAAGGAGCGCTCGCCCGCCAAGGCCAAGCGCTCCCGGGGCGGCGAGGACTCGgcgtcctcctcctcctcctcgcgAGGCAGCAAGAAGCCGAGCGGCTCGTCCGGCGGAGGCGGCGGCTCCAACGGCGGGAAAGCGGCGGCGGCGTCCGGCGAGAGCAACAGCGGGAGCGGCCGGCGCGGCGCCCACGCGGACAAGGGCGGCCGCGCCGGCAGCCGCGAGTACGAGACCGGTtcggcggcggccgcgggcgGCGGGAGCCGGCACGGCTACAGCGGTAAAACCGCGGAGGCGTCgcggagcagcagcagccgcggCGGTGAATCGCGGGcggccgccgcctcctcctcctcctcctcgtcgGAGCCGGGCGGCGGCGAGTACAAGACGCTGAAGATCAGCGAGCTGGGCTCGGCGCTGAGCGACGAGGCCGTGGAGGACGGGCTTTTCCACGAGTTCAAGCGCTTCGGGGACGTGAGCGTCAAGATCAGCCGGCTCCCACCCGGCGCCGGCGCCGCCGACGAGCGCGTGGCCTTCGTCAACTTCCGGCGGCCCGAGGACGCGCGCGCCGCCAAGCACGCCCGCGGCCGCCTCGTGCTCTACGACCGCCCGCTCAAGATCGAGGCCGTCTATGTCGGCGGAGGCAGCGGCCGCCGGCGCAGCAGCCGCTCCCCGGCGCTGCTGGACAAGGAGTCTCCCTACGGCGCGGCGGCGGTCGGGGCGGTGGCGGCGGCCGTGCGGCACCCGCCGGCCGGGGCCGCGCAGCGGGCGCTGTCCCCCGCGGGCAGCGGCGGAGCTTTGGGATACCGGGACTACCGGCTGCAGCAGCTCGCCCTGGGCcggctcccgccgccgccgccgctgccgagggagctggagagggagcGGGACTACGGCGGCTTCTACGAGGCGCGGGTGCGGCCGGCCTACGGGCTGGAGCGCGTGGCCGGCGTGGCGGCGGCCGGGGGGTTCcgtggaggaggaggaggaggtgccGGAGCGGCCGGAGAGGAGGAGATCAGCCCCGAGGATGACCAGAGAGCCAACCGCACGCTGTTCCTGGGCAACCTGGACATCACCGTGAGCGAGTCGGACTTGCGGCGAGCGTTCGACCGTTTTGGGGTCATCACTGAGGTGGACATCAAGAGGCCGGGGCGTGGGCAGACCAGCACCTATGGGTTTCTTAAGTTTGAGAATCTGGACATGGCGCACCGGGCCAAGTTGGCCATGTCGGGGAAGGTGCTGCTGCGCAACCCCATCAAGATCGGGTACGGGAAAGCCACCCCGACCACCCGGCTCTGGGTGGGTGGCCTGGGGCCCTGGGTGCCCCTGGCCGCCCTGGCCAGGGAGTTTGATCGGTTTGGCACCATCCGCACGATCGATTACCGCAAAGGGGATTCCTGGGCCTATATCCAGTACGAGAGCCTGGACGCGGCGCAGGCAGCCTGCACCCACATGCGGGGGTTCCCCCTGGGGGGGCCGGATCGCCGGCTCCGCGTAGACTTTGCCGACACAGAGCATCGGTACCAGCAGCCCtacctgcagcccctgcccttGCCGCCCCCGGCTCAT
The Parus major isolate Abel chromosome 26, Parus_major1.1, whole genome shotgun sequence DNA segment above includes these coding regions:
- the RBM15 gene encoding RNA-binding protein 15; the protein is MKGKERSPAKAKRSRGGEDSASSSSSSRGSKKPSGSSGGGGGSNGGKAAAASGESNSGSGRRGAHADKGGRAGSREYETGSAAAAGGGSRHGYSGKTAEASRSSSSRGGESRAAAASSSSSSSEPGGGEYKTLKISELGSALSDEAVEDGLFHEFKRFGDVSVKISRLPPGAGAADERVAFVNFRRPEDARAAKHARGRLVLYDRPLKIEAVYVGGGSGRRRSSRSPALLDKESPYGAAAVGAVAAAVRHPPAGAAQRALSPAGSGGALGYRDYRLQQLALGRLPPPPPLPRELERERDYGGFYEARVRPAYGLERVAGVAAAGGFRGGGGGGAGAAGEEEISPEDDQRANRTLFLGNLDITVSESDLRRAFDRFGVITEVDIKRPGRGQTSTYGFLKFENLDMAHRAKLAMSGKVLLRNPIKIGYGKATPTTRLWVGGLGPWVPLAALAREFDRFGTIRTIDYRKGDSWAYIQYESLDAAQAACTHMRGFPLGGPDRRLRVDFADTEHRYQQPYLQPLPLPPPAHYELVAEAAAFGAHRGAPPDPLRGARDRTPPLLYRDRDRDLYPETEWVPPPPPVRDRSNRAAAYDPLESLERRRDGWSLERDRGERELGSSSRDQPRKRRLAEDGGRHLDRSPDSERSSSSRKRHCLATTSPPDRSPELLGGRERYSSDPERSSRLLLLERPSPIRESRRGSLERGQNEKRDRKNSAERERKHRAAAAQECKSPAKKDERAAEGGGGGSRLKPPPQKQQQDGAAQAGAAPKLCLAWQGMLLLKNSNFPSNMHLLQGDLGVASSLLVEGATGGKVAQLKITQRLRLDQPKLDEVNRRIKVAGPNGYAILLAVPGASDSRSAAGAAEAATTSTQRPLRNLVSYLKQKQAAGVISLPVGGNKDKENSGVLHAFPPCDFSQQFLDSTAKALAKSEDDYLVMIIVRGAS